One window of the Paraburkholderia sp. PGU19 genome contains the following:
- a CDS encoding YggS family pyridoxal phosphate-dependent enzyme: protein MPALAHNLDAVHQRIALAAQVAGRDPRSVALLAVSKTFPAEDVRAAHAAGQRAFGENYVQESLTKIEALSDLRASLDWHFIGPLQSNKTRPVAENFDWVHSVDRLKIAQRLSEQRPDALPPLNVCLQVNISGEASKSGVMPDEAIEVARQIAALPRLRLRGLMAIPEPAGNVEQQRVPHRALRELFEKLRAEGLELDTLSMGMSGDLEAAVLEGATIVRVGTAIFGARDYSH from the coding sequence ATGCCCGCTCTCGCTCACAATCTCGACGCAGTGCATCAGCGCATCGCCCTCGCCGCGCAGGTCGCGGGCCGCGATCCGCGTTCCGTTGCGCTGCTGGCCGTCTCCAAGACGTTCCCCGCTGAAGACGTTCGCGCCGCGCATGCCGCGGGCCAGCGCGCGTTCGGTGAAAACTACGTACAGGAAAGCCTGACGAAAATCGAGGCGCTGTCCGATCTGCGCGCATCGCTCGACTGGCATTTCATCGGGCCGCTGCAATCGAACAAGACGCGTCCTGTCGCTGAAAATTTCGACTGGGTGCATTCCGTCGACAGGCTGAAAATCGCGCAACGTTTGTCCGAGCAGCGGCCGGATGCGCTGCCGCCGCTCAATGTGTGCCTGCAGGTGAACATCAGCGGCGAGGCATCGAAGAGCGGCGTGATGCCGGACGAAGCCATCGAGGTCGCGCGCCAGATCGCCGCGCTGCCCAGGCTGCGTCTACGCGGCCTGATGGCGATTCCCGAACCGGCGGGCAACGTCGAGCAGCAACGCGTGCCGCATCGCGCGTTGCGCGAGCTGTTTGAAAAACTGCGCGCGGAAGGTCTCGAACTCGACACGCTGTCGATGGGCATGTCGGGCGATCTCGAAGCAGCCGTGCTCGAAGGCGCGACCATCGTGCGCGTCGGCACGGCGATCTTCGGTGCCCGCGATTACTCTCACTGA
- the proC gene encoding pyrroline-5-carboxylate reductase — protein sequence MKIAFIGGGNMAAALIGGLIKRGVTPSDIRAIDPNEDARKRSEQQFGIGTSAAADASLQSFDAIVLAVKPQIVKDVAAALAPHLSASQLVISIVAGIRGADLGRWLGGHARLVRTMPNTPALIGMGVTGLVAMECVDAAGRELASQVLGAVGQTVWFDDEAKIDAVTAISGSGPAYVFYFIEAMQEAARQLGMDEEQGRALAVATFTGAAQLAAQSGEPASVLRERVTSKGGTTAAALAAFDAQGVKDAIVRGALAADARAREMGEEFGKQ from the coding sequence ATGAAAATTGCCTTCATCGGCGGCGGCAACATGGCCGCTGCACTCATCGGCGGTCTGATCAAGCGTGGCGTTACGCCGTCGGATATCCGTGCAATCGATCCCAACGAAGACGCGCGCAAGCGCAGCGAGCAGCAATTTGGCATCGGCACGAGCGCTGCGGCGGATGCGTCGCTGCAATCGTTCGATGCCATCGTGCTCGCCGTGAAGCCGCAGATCGTCAAGGACGTCGCAGCAGCGCTAGCGCCGCATCTGTCGGCGTCGCAACTTGTCATCAGCATCGTCGCGGGCATTCGCGGCGCGGATCTCGGGCGCTGGCTCGGCGGTCACGCGCGTCTCGTGCGCACCATGCCGAACACGCCTGCGCTGATCGGCATGGGCGTGACGGGACTCGTCGCGATGGAATGCGTCGATGCAGCGGGACGCGAACTGGCCTCGCAGGTGCTCGGCGCGGTCGGCCAAACGGTGTGGTTCGACGACGAAGCGAAGATCGACGCCGTCACCGCGATCTCAGGCAGCGGCCCGGCCTACGTGTTCTATTTCATCGAGGCGATGCAGGAAGCGGCACGTCAGCTAGGCATGGACGAAGAGCAAGGCCGTGCGCTGGCCGTCGCGACGTTCACGGGCGCGGCGCAACTCGCTGCGCAGTCGGGCGAGCCGGCCAGCGTGCTGCGCGAGCGGGTAACGTCGAAGGGCGGTACGACGGCCGCCGCGCTCGCCGCATTCGACGCGCAAGGCGTGAAGGACGCAATCGTGCGCGGCGCGCTGGCTGCGGACGCGCGTGCGCGTGAAATGGGCGAGGAATTCGGCAAGCAGTGA
- the ubiA gene encoding 4-hydroxybenzoate octaprenyltransferase, whose protein sequence is MFARLPLYLRLVRMDKPIGSLLLLWPTLNALWIASDGHPSLSLLVIFALGTILMRSAGCAINDYADRDFDRYVKRTENRPITSGKIKAWEAVALAAGLSLIAFLLILPLNALTKELSVAALFVAGTYPFTKRFFAIPQAYLGIAFGFGIPMAFAAIQNQVPLLAWVMLIANVFWSVAYDTEYAMVDRDDDIKIGIRTSALTFGRFDVLAIMLCYAVTLGIYVGIGVALSFGVLYWIGLAAAAGCAVYHYTLIKGRERMPCFAAFRHNNWLGGALFAGIAAHYAAQAF, encoded by the coding sequence ATGTTCGCCCGACTCCCGCTCTATCTGCGCCTTGTCCGCATGGACAAGCCAATCGGCAGCCTGCTGCTGCTGTGGCCCACTCTCAACGCGTTGTGGATCGCGTCGGACGGGCATCCGTCGCTGTCCTTGCTGGTGATCTTCGCGCTCGGCACGATACTGATGCGCTCGGCCGGCTGCGCGATCAACGACTACGCGGATCGCGACTTCGATCGCTATGTGAAGCGCACCGAAAACCGGCCGATCACGTCAGGCAAGATCAAGGCATGGGAAGCCGTGGCTTTGGCAGCGGGTCTTTCGCTGATTGCGTTCCTGTTGATCCTGCCGCTCAATGCGCTGACGAAGGAGTTGTCGGTGGCCGCGCTATTCGTCGCCGGCACGTATCCGTTCACGAAGCGCTTCTTCGCGATTCCGCAGGCGTATCTGGGCATCGCGTTCGGCTTCGGCATTCCAATGGCGTTCGCCGCCATCCAGAACCAGGTGCCGCTGCTCGCGTGGGTGATGCTGATTGCGAACGTGTTCTGGTCAGTCGCGTACGACACCGAATACGCGATGGTCGATCGCGACGACGACATCAAGATCGGCATTCGCACGTCCGCCTTGACGTTCGGCCGCTTCGACGTGCTCGCGATCATGCTCTGCTATGCGGTGACGCTCGGTATCTATGTGGGCATCGGCGTTGCGCTGAGCTTCGGCGTGCTGTACTGGATCGGTCTTGCCGCGGCGGCGGGCTGTGCCGTCTATCACTACACGCTGATCAAGGGCCGTGAACGCATGCCGTGTTTCGCAGCGTTTCGCCATAACAACTGGCTCGGCGGCGCGTTGTTCGCGGGCATTGCCGCGCATTACGCGGCACAGGCGTTCTAG
- a CDS encoding Dps family protein produces the protein MAKKEAVQHVNIGISDKDRKKIAEGLSRLLADTYTLYLKTHNFHWNVTGPMFNTLHLMFETQYTELALAVDLIAERIRALGVAAPGSYKEFAKLSSIAEADGVPAAEDMIRQLVEGQESVVRTARAIFPVTDAAHDEPTADLLTQRMQTHEKNAWMLRSMLA, from the coding sequence ATGGCCAAGAAAGAAGCCGTACAGCACGTCAATATTGGTATCAGCGACAAGGATCGCAAGAAAATCGCAGAAGGTCTCTCGCGTCTTCTCGCCGACACTTACACGCTCTACCTGAAGACCCACAACTTCCATTGGAACGTGACGGGTCCGATGTTCAACACGCTGCATCTGATGTTCGAAACGCAGTACACGGAACTGGCCTTGGCCGTCGATCTGATCGCCGAGCGCATTCGCGCACTGGGCGTCGCGGCGCCGGGCAGCTACAAGGAATTCGCGAAGCTGTCGTCGATCGCTGAAGCGGACGGCGTGCCCGCCGCGGAAGACATGATCCGCCAGCTGGTGGAAGGCCAGGAATCCGTGGTGCGCACCGCGCGCGCGATCTTCCCGGTGACGGACGCGGCCCACGACGAGCCGACGGCCGACCTGCTGACACAACGCATGCAGACGCACGAAAAGAACGCGTGGATGCTGCGCTCGATGCTGGCGTAA